The genomic stretch AAGGTGGTGGGCAAGGCGAGCATTGAACAGGACCACATGGCATATACGGATTCATCACTGGATAAAATGGCGCATTCGCAGCATGCATTGGCGCATTCCCAGCATGCATTGGTGCATTTGGATACTGCATTTGGCCAGCTACCATTTGGTTGTTTTCCATTGATTCTGCCGATTCCATTTCTCCTTGTACCTGCGGCATCTGCCATTGCTGTGGATATGCTGGGTATGCTGGATATGCTGGCGGCATTGGTGGTGGATAACACGGCATATAATGAAATCCACATCCAGGCATGACTGGAGAAATTGGTACAATTGGATAACAAGGCTGTTGAACTGGTGCTTCTATACTTTCCATCTCTGGACTTTCAGGCGACTCTACAACCGCTTCTACTTTTGGTTCTTCTTTTTTCGGCTGCTGCATCGCCATGTTTAACGTATAGTAATTATTAATGTCAATTTCAGGAGCGATTGGCTGAATCTTTGGAAGCTTTGGCATTTTAGGCATTTCTTTTTTCGGTGCTTCTTTTTTCGGCATTTCTTTCTTTGGCACTTCTTTCTTTGGTGCTTCTTTTTTCGGCATTTCTTTCTTTGGCGCTACTGGTGCTACCGGCGCTACTGGTGCTTCCTTTTTTGGTGGCGGAGCAATTGGCATCTCTTTTTTCATTGGTTGCATGCTCGGAGTTGGCGATGGTTCACTATCTATTTCAGTTACCGGATAAGCTTTCGTTGATTGGTCACTATATGGATGCTGGACTTTAGGCATTTCTTTAATCCCTAATGAGTTACCTTCATTCGTCACAGGTACTCCGCCAGTTGGTACTTTAATTTTCATTCCAGGCATAATCATGTCTGGATTGCTTAATTGTGAGTTCATTTTTTTAAGCTCTTCAAAGTTTGCGCCATATTTTTGAGCGATTTTCCAAAGGGTATCCCCTTTTTGGACAATATGGATTTTCAACGTCATTCCCCTCCCGAGTCGAGTATATTTCATCTATATGTGCGGAATCAAAGCAAGTTCTGTTTGTTCATCACAACATATGCCTTGAACAAGTATTTTATTCTTGATGCTTAAAAGTTTGGATTTTTTTATAAAAAAAAGATCCATCACCACAAATGTATGTGAAAGGATCTTTTTTATGCTTGTTTTTCAATTCTCATTTATTTTCGTATCTTTAAGTCATTGCAAGCATGTTGTTAAGTGCTTTTTGAGCCAGCACAGCTACTTCAGACTCCACTTTAATCTCATTAATTGGCATTCCCTTATCAATCATTTCTAAAGACCAAAGCAAGTGTGGAAGGTCAATACGATTCATTGTTAAACATGGACACATATAAGGATTTAATGAAATAACTTTCTTATCCTCATGAGTATGAATCAGTCTGTTAACCAAGTTCATTTCCGTTCCAATTGCCCACTCTGACCCTGCTGGTGCTTGTTTAATCGTATCAATAATATATTTGGTTGAACCAGCATAGTCAGACTGCTGTACAACATCATGCGTACACTCTGGATGAACGATAATATTCATGTTTGGATGCGTTTTACGTACATATTCAATATTTTTCACTGTGAAATTTTCATGAACAGAGCAGTGTCCCTTCCACAGGATGATTTTTACGTTTTCTATGTCACCATCAAAAACGAGCTCATTTTCAATTGGATCCCAAATAGCCATTTCATCAAGAGGTACACCTAGTTCATAAGCTGTATTTCTCCCTAAATGCTGATCTGGTAAAAATAAAATACGCTGCTTTTTAGTAAACGCCCACTGAACCACTTCTTTTGCATTAGATGACGTCACGGTTGCACCATGATATTTACCAACAAATGCCTTAATCGCCGCAGTAGAATTAACATACGTAAGCGGTACAATTGTGTCTCCAAACAGAGATTGCAAAATCGGCCATGCTTTTTCAGTTTGTTGAATGTCGGCCATATCAGCCATAGAACATCCTGCTCTCATATCAGGTAATACAACTCGTTGATTACTCGTTGTTAGAATATCCGCCGTTTCGGCCATAAAATGAACACCACAGAATACGATGTAAGCAGCTTTTTTATTTGCTGCGGCCATTTGAGATAGCTGCAAGGAATCTCCTACCGCATCTGCAAACTCATAAACTTCGTCCTTTTGATAATGATGCCCTAATATGTAAAGCTGATCACCAAGCCTTTGCTTAATGACTCTAATTCTTTTTTTCATCTCTTCATCTGACATCGTTGAATATTCAAGGGGTAGTGTCTGAGTCTTTAATGTTTCAAACAAGTTCATGGTTCATTTCCTCCACGTTTAAACTAATATCAAGCGACTGCACAGAGTGGGTTAGAGCTCCTAAGGAAATATAATCTACACCCGTGTCTTTATATGAAGCTATGTTATTTAACGTCATCCCACCAGAAGCTTCTGTCATGATATGATTTGGTACAAGGGAAATCCATTCCTTAATTGTTTGTGGACGGCAGTTATCAAACATAATAACATCTACATCTGCTTCCACCGCTTCTTTTAGCTGTTCAAGGGTCTCTATCTCAACTTCTATCTTTACCATTGGTCCAACAGATTCTTTCACTTTTAAAACAGCTTTTTTAATAGAACCTGCATACGCAATATGATTGTCTTTTAACATGACTCCGTCGTATAGGCCAAACCGATGATTTACT from Bacillus sp. 1780r2a1 encodes the following:
- the safA gene encoding SafA/ExsA family spore coat assembly protein, coding for MTLKIHIVQKGDTLWKIAQKYGANFEELKKMNSQLSNPDMIMPGMKIKVPTGGVPVTNEGNSLGIKEMPKVQHPYSDQSTKAYPVTEIDSEPSPTPSMQPMKKEMPIAPPPKKEAPVAPVAPVAPKKEMPKKEAPKKEVPKKEMPKKEAPKKEMPKMPKLPKIQPIAPEIDINNYYTLNMAMQQPKKEEPKVEAVVESPESPEMESIEAPVQQPCYPIVPISPVMPGCGFHYMPCYPPPMPPAYPAYPAYPQQWQMPQVQGEMESAESMENNQMVAGQMQYPNAPMHAGNAPMHAANAPFYPVMNPYMPCGPVQCSPCPPPWGYQQPAYPMYPSMPQVQGEMMESPEMENNSVMGMQMPYQPPQEDCGCGSPQPMPYGHQQMPYGYQQMPYGYQQIPYGYQQIPYGYQDQRLAPYPDPYGPPFGMIGAPPYPAVDPNLFNIPDYEEDED
- the nadA gene encoding quinolinate synthase NadA, whose amino-acid sequence is MNLFETLKTQTLPLEYSTMSDEEMKKRIRVIKQRLGDQLYILGHHYQKDEVYEFADAVGDSLQLSQMAAANKKAAYIVFCGVHFMAETADILTTSNQRVVLPDMRAGCSMADMADIQQTEKAWPILQSLFGDTIVPLTYVNSTAAIKAFVGKYHGATVTSSNAKEVVQWAFTKKQRILFLPDQHLGRNTAYELGVPLDEMAIWDPIENELVFDGDIENVKIILWKGHCSVHENFTVKNIEYVRKTHPNMNIIVHPECTHDVVQQSDYAGSTKYIIDTIKQAPAGSEWAIGTEMNLVNRLIHTHEDKKVISLNPYMCPCLTMNRIDLPHLLWSLEMIDKGMPINEIKVESEVAVLAQKALNNMLAMT